A section of the Bryobacteraceae bacterium genome encodes:
- the phnP gene encoding hydrolase, with protein MAEPRRVRLTVLGSGTSVGVPTIGCDCAVCRSDDPRNRRLRPSVCLRWDGCTVVIDTGPDFRQQALAYGIRKVDAVLFTHAHADHVLGLDDLRPFNFHQRGPIPVYASAHTLEVIRRIFSYIFHDGPSESSRPKIETHVFPDEPIIVQGIEFQPIPLKHGSGDCHGFRFGNHAYLTDHSEIPEESLRLLEGVETIFLDALRYKPHPTHSTVQASLRTVERLRPKAAYFTHISHDLDHARAQSLLPEGVYLAYDGLELELEV; from the coding sequence ATGGCTGAGCCCCGCAGGGTTCGGCTCACCGTGCTCGGCTCGGGCACCAGCGTCGGCGTGCCCACCATTGGCTGCGACTGTGCGGTCTGCCGCTCGGACGATCCGCGCAACCGCCGGCTCCGCCCCTCGGTGTGCCTCCGCTGGGACGGCTGCACGGTGGTCATCGACACCGGGCCGGACTTCCGCCAGCAGGCGCTTGCCTACGGCATCCGGAAAGTGGACGCGGTGCTGTTCACCCACGCCCACGCTGACCATGTGCTGGGCCTCGACGACCTGCGGCCTTTCAATTTCCATCAGCGCGGGCCGATTCCCGTCTATGCGTCGGCGCACACGCTTGAAGTCATCCGCAGGATTTTCAGCTACATATTTCACGACGGGCCCAGCGAATCCTCGCGACCAAAAATCGAAACGCACGTTTTTCCCGACGAACCCATCATCGTCCAGGGCATTGAATTCCAGCCGATTCCGCTGAAGCACGGCAGCGGGGATTGCCACGGCTTCCGCTTTGGCAATCACGCCTATCTCACCGATCACAGCGAAATTCCTGAAGAATCGCTCCGTCTGCTCGAAGGCGTGGAGACGATTTTCCTCGATGCGCTCCGCTACAAGCCGCATCCCACCCACTCCACCGTCCAGGCCAGTCTTCGCACCGTCGAGCGGCTGCGGCCGAAGGCGGCCTACTTCACGCACATCTCCCACGACCTCGACCACGCCCGGGCGCAGAGCCTGCTGCCGGAGGGAGTCTACCTTGCCTACGACGGGCTGGAGCTGGAACTGGAGGTCTGA